DNA from Effusibacillus lacus:
GTTCTCCTGTGCCTTAGCAAAGAGTGCTTCGCATTCCTGCAGGGATTCATCCGTGGTTTTGTTGATATTCTTCTGATTAAACGCCGAACTTGCCCCGATAAACACTGCAATCTGCGGTGTTTTGGCTGCAATCGCCCGGTCGAGTGCTTTCAGATTGGGTGTCAGAGCAATATAATTCATCTCTCTGCAGTACTCGGCTATCTGTTCCGAATCAGCCATTTGCGGAACCCACTTAGGATGTACAAAGGCAGCCGTCTCCATTCGCTGTATGCCTGTTTTTTTCAGTTTGTCAATCAACTCGATCTTTTTCTCTGTTGGAATTAATACTGGTTCATTCTGCAAACCGTCACGGGGACCCACTTCAACAATTTCAACCGATTTTGGGAAAATCATCAGATGACTCCTTTCTCTTTCAGCTTTCTGAGAGTTTCCGCATCCAGTCCCAATTGTCCGTATACTTCGTCATTATGCTCGCCGAGCTTTGGACCTACCCACTTGACTTCGCCTGGTGTTTCGCTGAACTTCGGCATAATGCCGGGCAGTTTCAACTGGCCGATTCCGTCGACATGGAATGACTGGATCATCTCCCGGAACAGGTACTGCGGATCGTTAACGATGTCTTCAATCGAATAAATCGGACCCGCAGGAACGCCTGCCTCATCCAATATGCGTACCACATCGTCTATCGGATGCCGTTGTGTCCATTCTCCGATAATTGCATCGAGAAACTCCATATGCTCCGCCCGTTTGCTGTTCGAGGAAAACCGCTCGTCTTTCTTGAGCTCGGGGCGGCCGATTACTTCCATCAGGCGGGCAAAAATGGCATCCCCATTTCCGCCTATCACCACATATTTCCCATCACTGCATTGATAAGTATTGGAAGGAGCAATTCCCGGCAGGATGGATCCGGTGCGTTCCCGGATCACACCTTTGCGGTCATACTCCGGAACCATCGATTCCATTAAGGAGAACACGGCTTCATAAAGCGCCACATCTATAACCTGACCAACACCGGTCCCTTTGACGTCTCGATGATAGATAGCCATTAGGGCAGCCATTGCGGCATACATGCCTGCCAAACTGTCACCCAGGCTAATGCCGACTCTTGTCGGAGGACGATCGGGATAACCGGTAAGATAACGGATTCCACCCATGGATTCCCCAACTGAACCAAATCCTGTCTTGTTGCGGTACGGGCCTGTTTGGCCAAACCCCGAGATACGCACCAGAATGATACGGGGATTGATTTTCCGCAGCACATCGTAACCAATGTTCCATTTTTCAAGCGTTCCGGGACGGAAGTTCTCAATTATTACATCCACTTCTGCCGCAAGTTTTTTGACAATTTCCTGTCCTTCTTCCTGTCTAAGATCGAGAGTGATGGATTTTTTGTTGCGGGCCTGTGCATACCACCACAAAGATGTCCCGTTCTCAACGACCCGCCAGTTTCGAATGGGATCGCCGATTTTTGGGGCTTCCACCTTGATCACTTCCGCCCCGAATTCCGCCAAAAGTCTTGTCGCAAAAGGAGCTGCCACCAGTGTGCCAAGTTCTAGAACCTTTAGACCTGTGAGCGGACTTTCTTTCATTGCCAACAACCTCTTTTCTGCTAAAATCTGCTTAGTAAAAATACCCCCTCCGGGAAGAGCGGAAGGGGGGAGAAAGCAAAATCAATTACCGCTTGTCAGTTCGATGCCCTTGGTTTCACGCAATGTGAATACCAGCATGGCAGCGGCAAAATACGCAAGAGCGGCCATCGATATGGTCATCGGAAACCCGATCAACGGGATCAGAACCGGTACCAGTTTGATGCCGGCAATGGCACCGACGCGCCCAAAGTTGAAGCAAAAACCTGCGGCAGTGGAACGTACGCTGGTTGGGAACAATTCGGAATACCATGCGCCAAATCCGCTGAAATACCCGGTAAAGAAGCCAAGCAGCGCAGAGATGATTCCAAGAGTGTACAGGTTGCTTCCCGCCAGAACCAGCTTACCGTCGGTCAATGGCAGATGGCTTGCCGTATAGGTGAACACGGGAACCATAATGGTCATGCCGATGAAGAAGACGGCGAATGCGATGCGGCGACCCGCTTTTTCCGCAAGATATCCATAAGCGATATAGCCAATCATGGCGCCGATACCGGTCCAGATCAGAAATACCGGTGCCTGATCAATCCGGATCTTAAGGATGTTCTGCAGGAAGGCTGGCGCAAACGTGAAGATGATCCAGTATCCAAGCATGCCCAGAATGGAAACTCCCAAAGCCAGTAGAGTGACTTTCAGATATTGGGGTTTAAAAATTTCGCCCAATCCAATCTTGTTTGCGTTGTGTTTTATATATTCCCTGTTGGCAAGCCATACCGGAGATTCTTTGACAAAGATCAGCACGAAGATCAGGGTGACAAATGCAGGAATGCTTGCATAAATGAACAAGTGGCGCCAGGATTCGGGATCATTCGGATTCAGAATGTTCCAGGCGAAAATTGCCGCTAAAAGGTTGCCGCCCGACCAACCGGTTTGCATGAATGCAATCGCTTTCGCACGGCCTTCGGGACGCCACATCTCGGAAATCAAAGCTGCCGCAGCAGACCACAATCCCCCGACTGCAATACCTACGATAAAACGATAAATATTCAGTTCCATAACGCTGTCAGCTATACCGCAAAGATAGGTTCCCGAGCCATATGCCAGGACGGATAGCGCGATTGTCTTCTTGCGGCCGATCCGGTCCGAAATGTTTCCGAGAAAATAGCCGCCAATTCCAGTCGCAAGCAGGAACCAGGCAACTGTGGAGACCACTTCCCCCAAGGAAACGCTAAACGTTTTTGCCACAGCAAGCAGCACAAACCCGAAAACCCCGGCATCCAACGCGTCAAACAACCAGGCGGCCCAGGAACCGATCAGGGTCATATACGGGTTACCAGTCGCTTTTACTGTAGGCGTTTGTGTAACCACTTTTGATTCCATTCATTTTCCTCCCTAACTGCTAAGATGATGAAAGCGATTTACTTTTTGTATTTTTAGAATACAGTATTCTGTATACAAAAACAACCAAAAATTCAATCTACTATTATAATTTGAATTTTTGCACCAGTTTCTGCAGCTCTTCCGCCATGTTGGTGAGAGCGGAAGCGGAAGCGGTGATTTCCTCCATGGAGGCCAATTGTTCCTCAGCGGCCGCCGATACATTCTGAGCTCCCGCAGCAGTTGTTTCAGTCACTTCTTCAATCGAATCAATCGCCTTGACCACCTGCTGCGCCCCGACAGACATTTGCTGCGACGCTGCCGATACGTGTTGGATTTGATCCACTACGGTATCAACCGAATTCTGAATTTGTTCAAAGGAGGTGCCTGCAGCGTTAACGACTCCGATACCTGCCGCCACTTCCTTTGTAGCGGAATCCATGGACTGCACAGCTTTCGACGTTTCATCCTGGATTGTCGCAATCAGCTGTCCGATCTGTTGGGCGGACTGAGCAGACTGTTCGGCAAGTTTACGCACTTCATCGGCTACCACGGCAAATCCACGTCCATGTTCACCCGCGCGTGCTGCTTCGATGGCTGCGTTCAATGCCAATAGATTGGTTTGTTCGGCAATACCGGTAATAACACCCACAATTTGGCCGATCTCCTGGGAACGATCGCCTAATTCTGTCACCACTTGAGCCAAACTGGTGACGGTTTGATGGATAGACTCCATCTGCCGAATCGCGGTTTGGATTGCTTGTACACCGTCGGCCGAAATACCAGATGCTTCAATTGCTGTTGCAGAGACATTCTGTGCATTGACAGCGATCTGTTGAATACCTGTTGACATTTCGTTGACGGTCCGTACACTTTGTTCCACACTCTGAACTTGCTGTTCGGTTCCGTACGCCACTTCCTGAATCGTGGAAGCGATCTGTTCAGTTGCTTTGCTTGTTTGATCAGCGCTGGCGCTGAGTTCTTCCGCGGAGGCGGCCAATTGGGTCGCGGTTTGGTTCACTTCGACCAGTACGGTACGCAAAGAATCAGCCATTTTGTTAAAACTTAATCCCAGTTGTCCAAGCTCATCCCGGCTGTTCACATCGATCCGTTCGTTTAAGTATCCCTCGCTGATCTTTTCGGAAGCACTTGTCAGCGCTGCCAAAGGCCGGGTAATCGACCGGACGATGAAGTACATTAAAGCTGCTCCGGCCATTACGGCAATTGCAATTACCAGCAGCGTCCTGTAAAAAATCGGCCGGGCTTCATTTGAAATTTCATCAGTGTACATGGTACCGGATATTTTCCAACCGGTCAGTTTGTTAGTAACAAACACCATTTCTTTCGATTGGCCGTCAAGCAGATAAGAAAACGATCCGGAATCCTGGCCATACACTTTATCCATCCATTCCCCGTTCGCTTCCGTGCCCGGTTTGGCCGTTGGGTGGATCACGTATTTCTTGTTTTTGTCGTATACGACCACGTATCCTTCCTCGCCAATTTTCACACCTTTGACCATTTCGCCGAGCTTTTGCAGATTCAGGTTGGTGGCGACAACCCCTTTGCCGTCCTGAGTCGCTTTGGCGATTCGAATGACCATGTTGCCGGTAGAAGTAGAGACTTCCGGGCTGGTGATAATCACCTTATCTTTTTGTTTGATCGCTTCCTGATACCATTCCTTCTTTCTGGGGTCGTAACCGTCGGGCATCTTCGAGTTCGGGAAAGTAAACATGGCTCCTGTTTCTGTGCCCAGATAAGACAGTTCCAATTCCGGGTGAAGTCCCTGAAAGCGGCGGATGATTTCCATCGATTCCGGTTTCCCGTCAACCGCAACCTGTTGGGCAAGAAGCGATATGTCCTGGCGTTTGGATTCGACGATTTGGTCTACTGTCTGGTTGAGAATCCGGATGTTTTCGTCAGCGCTTTTCAGCATTTGATCCCGCACTTTGTTTTTGGCAGTTTCATAAGACAGTGCTCCAATGGCAATGCTGGGAACCAGTAAGATGGATGCAAAGGACAGCGACAACTTGTTCTTGATTGTAAATCGGAACCTCATAAGAATGCTTTTTCCTCCCGTTTGTCATAATGTTTGATCGCAGGTGGCCACCAGCAACCTTATATAAATAATCGCAAGTTGTAGCATTAATTCCTTTCTGGAAAGAAATAATTAATGATTAAAAATCGCAGTATTCAAAAGAACACCAATTAGACTCCCATGCCGCTGACGCGGCACCATCAGATGATGAAAATAGTCTAAGTTTTGTATAATCTTCTTACGGCTGGCGAAGGGAGGTCGTAT
Protein-coding regions in this window:
- a CDS encoding CaiB/BaiF CoA transferase family protein, whose product is MKESPLTGLKVLELGTLVAAPFATRLLAEFGAEVIKVEAPKIGDPIRNWRVVENGTSLWWYAQARNKKSITLDLRQEEGQEIVKKLAAEVDVIIENFRPGTLEKWNIGYDVLRKINPRIILVRISGFGQTGPYRNKTGFGSVGESMGGIRYLTGYPDRPPTRVGISLGDSLAGMYAAMAALMAIYHRDVKGTGVGQVIDVALYEAVFSLMESMVPEYDRKGVIRERTGSILPGIAPSNTYQCSDGKYVVIGGNGDAIFARLMEVIGRPELKKDERFSSNSKRAEHMEFLDAIIGEWTQRHPIDDVVRILDEAGVPAGPIYSIEDIVNDPQYLFREMIQSFHVDGIGQLKLPGIMPKFSETPGEVKWVGPKLGEHNDEVYGQLGLDAETLRKLKEKGVI
- a CDS encoding MFS transporter, whose product is MESKVVTQTPTVKATGNPYMTLIGSWAAWLFDALDAGVFGFVLLAVAKTFSVSLGEVVSTVAWFLLATGIGGYFLGNISDRIGRKKTIALSVLAYGSGTYLCGIADSVMELNIYRFIVGIAVGGLWSAAAALISEMWRPEGRAKAIAFMQTGWSGGNLLAAIFAWNILNPNDPESWRHLFIYASIPAFVTLIFVLIFVKESPVWLANREYIKHNANKIGLGEIFKPQYLKVTLLALGVSILGMLGYWIIFTFAPAFLQNILKIRIDQAPVFLIWTGIGAMIGYIAYGYLAEKAGRRIAFAVFFIGMTIMVPVFTYTASHLPLTDGKLVLAGSNLYTLGIISALLGFFTGYFSGFGAWYSELFPTSVRSTAAGFCFNFGRVGAIAGIKLVPVLIPLIGFPMTISMAALAYFAAAMLVFTLRETKGIELTSGN
- a CDS encoding methyl-accepting chemotaxis protein, which translates into the protein MRFRFTIKNKLSLSFASILLVPSIAIGALSYETAKNKVRDQMLKSADENIRILNQTVDQIVESKRQDISLLAQQVAVDGKPESMEIIRRFQGLHPELELSYLGTETGAMFTFPNSKMPDGYDPRKKEWYQEAIKQKDKVIITSPEVSTSTGNMVIRIAKATQDGKGVVATNLNLQKLGEMVKGVKIGEEGYVVVYDKNKKYVIHPTAKPGTEANGEWMDKVYGQDSGSFSYLLDGQSKEMVFVTNKLTGWKISGTMYTDEISNEARPIFYRTLLVIAIAVMAGAALMYFIVRSITRPLAALTSASEKISEGYLNERIDVNSRDELGQLGLSFNKMADSLRTVLVEVNQTATQLAASAEELSASADQTSKATEQIASTIQEVAYGTEQQVQSVEQSVRTVNEMSTGIQQIAVNAQNVSATAIEASGISADGVQAIQTAIRQMESIHQTVTSLAQVVTELGDRSQEIGQIVGVITGIAEQTNLLALNAAIEAARAGEHGRGFAVVADEVRKLAEQSAQSAQQIGQLIATIQDETSKAVQSMDSATKEVAAGIGVVNAAGTSFEQIQNSVDTVVDQIQHVSAASQQMSVGAQQVVKAIDSIEEVTETTAAGAQNVSAAAEEQLASMEEITASASALTNMAEELQKLVQKFKL